One window of the Flavobacteriaceae bacterium YJPT1-3 genome contains the following:
- the ssb gene encoding single-stranded DNA-binding protein yields MNALRNKVQLIGHLGADPELLTLDSGTKVAKFSLATNTNFKNAEGEKVENTEWHRVVAYGKTAELFEKYTSKGQHIAIEGKLTTRSWETQSGEKRYVTEVVCNELLLLNKS; encoded by the coding sequence ATGAACGCACTTAGAAACAAAGTACAGCTTATCGGCCACCTGGGGGCAGACCCGGAACTCCTTACCCTGGACTCAGGCACCAAAGTGGCCAAGTTCTCGCTGGCGACCAACACTAACTTTAAAAACGCCGAAGGCGAAAAGGTGGAAAACACGGAGTGGCACCGGGTGGTCGCCTACGGTAAAACCGCAGAGCTCTTTGAGAAATACACCTCCAAAGGCCAGCACATCGCCATCGAAGGTAAACTCACCACCCGCTCCTGGGAAACCCAAAGCGGGGAGAAACGGTATGTTACCGAGGTGGTGTGTAATGAATTGCTTTTATTGAATAAAAGTTGA